A region from the Mucilaginibacter sp. CSA2-8R genome encodes:
- a CDS encoding GH92 family glycosyl hydrolase has product MKKISNIKLTALTFLILTQALNVTAQSRSVEKLVPYVKPIIGTQRMGHTYPGATVPFGMVQLSPETDSVSYELNGKYNPKVYEYCAGYQYEDKTITGFSHTHFSGTGHSDLGDFLVMPMVGPVKLNPGTADKPGSGYRSRFSHLNEVSQAGYYKVKLDDYNVQAEMTASTRVGFHQYTFPQSGQSHIVLDLTAGIYNYPDKNVWTYLHVVNDSLVTGFRQTNGWAKNRVLYFAMRFSKPFVSHGFRNESAREVYRGFWGKFNQTRNFPEIAGQRIKAYFDFKTAEGEKVKIKVALSPVSMDGALANMQAEVPGWSFEQTKAAAQQQWETELHKIEVQTNSRATKENFYTAVYHTLINPTIYMDTDGQYKGVDQNVHTAKGFTNYTTFSLWDTYRALHPLFNIIAPERNNDMVKSMLAHYEQSPEHMLPVWSNSGNENWCMSGYHSVSVVADAIIKGNTEGIDVNKALEACVTTARKRDYEGIGYYIDKGYIPDERNGVSVSSTLEYAYDDWCIAQLAQKLNRQDIYREFSKRAQNYKNVYDKASGFMRPRLESGAFRPKFDPLTTIGQGFIEGNAWNYTLFAPQDPKGLIELMGGNKRFVPYLDSLFTMHLPDKFFEETEDITRDGIIGNYVHGNEPSHHVAYLYNWTNQPWKTQERVRMILPKMYKPTPDGLGGNDDTGQMSAWFIFTNLGFYPLSPGNEEYALGSPAVNGAVLHLQNGKTFTVTVKNQSDKNVYVQKVLLNGKPLTGLSIKHADIINGGELTFYMSSKHA; this is encoded by the coding sequence ATGAAAAAGATATCCAATATAAAATTAACAGCGCTAACGTTTCTAATACTAACCCAAGCCCTTAATGTAACGGCTCAAAGCCGGAGTGTGGAGAAACTGGTGCCTTATGTAAAGCCGATCATCGGTACCCAGCGCATGGGGCATACTTACCCGGGTGCCACTGTTCCGTTTGGCATGGTGCAGCTCAGCCCCGAAACAGACAGCGTAAGTTACGAGCTGAACGGCAAGTACAATCCTAAGGTTTATGAGTACTGCGCCGGTTACCAGTACGAGGACAAGACCATCACCGGCTTTAGCCATACCCACTTTAGCGGTACCGGCCACTCCGATTTAGGCGACTTTTTAGTGATGCCCATGGTTGGCCCCGTAAAGCTTAACCCGGGCACGGCTGACAAGCCGGGCAGCGGCTACCGCTCGCGGTTTTCGCACCTAAACGAGGTCAGCCAGGCCGGGTACTATAAAGTGAAGCTGGACGACTATAACGTACAGGCCGAGATGACGGCCAGCACCCGCGTAGGCTTCCACCAGTATACCTTCCCGCAGTCAGGCCAATCGCATATTGTGCTCGACTTAACCGCCGGCATTTATAACTACCCGGATAAAAACGTCTGGACTTACCTCCATGTGGTTAATGACAGCCTGGTTACCGGCTTCAGGCAAACCAATGGCTGGGCTAAAAACCGGGTACTGTATTTTGCCATGCGCTTTTCTAAACCTTTTGTGAGCCATGGCTTCCGCAACGAATCGGCGCGCGAGGTATACCGTGGTTTCTGGGGTAAGTTTAACCAAACCCGCAACTTCCCGGAAATAGCAGGTCAGCGCATCAAAGCCTACTTTGACTTTAAAACCGCTGAAGGCGAAAAGGTAAAGATCAAGGTGGCGCTCTCGCCGGTAAGCATGGATGGCGCCCTGGCTAACATGCAGGCTGAGGTGCCGGGCTGGAGCTTTGAGCAAACCAAAGCCGCCGCGCAGCAGCAGTGGGAAACTGAGCTGCACAAAATAGAAGTGCAAACCAACAGCCGTGCTACCAAAGAAAACTTTTATACGGCTGTATACCATACGCTGATCAACCCCACCATTTACATGGATACCGACGGGCAGTACAAGGGCGTGGACCAAAACGTACACACGGCCAAAGGTTTTACCAACTATACCACCTTCTCGCTGTGGGACACTTACCGCGCGCTGCACCCACTGTTTAATATTATTGCGCCCGAACGTAATAACGACATGGTAAAATCCATGCTGGCCCATTACGAGCAAAGCCCCGAGCACATGCTGCCGGTATGGTCAAACTCGGGTAACGAAAACTGGTGCATGTCGGGTTACCACAGCGTATCGGTTGTGGCAGATGCCATTATCAAAGGCAATACGGAGGGCATTGATGTGAATAAGGCGCTGGAGGCCTGCGTAACTACGGCCCGCAAGCGCGATTATGAAGGCATTGGCTACTATATAGATAAAGGCTACATCCCCGACGAGCGTAACGGGGTATCGGTTTCCAGCACGCTGGAGTATGCTTATGACGACTGGTGTATTGCGCAGTTAGCGCAAAAGCTTAATAGGCAGGATATTTACCGGGAGTTTAGCAAGCGTGCCCAAAACTATAAAAATGTGTACGACAAAGCCTCCGGCTTTATGCGCCCCAGGCTGGAAAGCGGCGCCTTCCGGCCCAAGTTTGATCCGCTCACCACGATCGGACAGGGCTTTATTGAGGGCAATGCCTGGAACTATACCCTGTTTGCCCCGCAAGATCCCAAAGGACTGATTGAGCTGATGGGCGGCAATAAAAGGTTTGTACCCTACCTGGACTCGCTGTTTACCATGCACCTGCCCGATAAATTTTTTGAGGAGACGGAAGACATCACCCGCGACGGCATCATCGGCAACTACGTGCATGGCAACGAACCATCGCACCATGTGGCTTATTTGTACAACTGGACCAACCAGCCCTGGAAAACCCAGGAACGGGTGCGCATGATTCTGCCTAAAATGTATAAGCCAACCCCCGATGGTTTGGGCGGCAACGATGATACCGGGCAGATGAGTGCCTGGTTTATTTTCACCAACCTGGGCTTTTACCCGCTGTCGCCGGGTAATGAGGAATACGCCTTGGGCAGTCCGGCGGTAAACGGTGCAGTACTGCACCTGCAAAACGGCAAAACCTTTACCGTAACGGTGAAAAACCAGAGCGATAAAAACGTTTATGTGCAAAAAGTGCTGTTAAACGGCAAGCCCTTAACCGGCCTTTCCATCAAACACGCTGATATCATCAACGGCGGCGAGCTTACCTTCTACATGAGCAGTAAACACGCTTAA